From Pseudanabaena sp. PCC 6802, one genomic window encodes:
- the rcbX gene encoding RuBisCO chaperone RbcX, with product MDLKRIAKATAKTLSSYLTYEAMRTVVDQLQETNPPLAHWLAGFSPTGKLQDGEIYLEALLQANQELAFRIMTVRQHLAEEIADFLPEMTRSGIQESNMRLRCQHLERIVNFSATTPDPSESANRSIEHNIDRATEPVDPETVDTSIDSDSQVSGGDR from the coding sequence ATGGATCTAAAGCGAATCGCCAAGGCTACAGCTAAAACCCTAAGTAGCTACCTTACCTATGAGGCAATGCGAACGGTGGTCGATCAGCTACAAGAGACTAACCCTCCCTTAGCACACTGGCTGGCCGGGTTTTCACCCACTGGGAAGCTCCAGGATGGAGAGATATATCTAGAAGCTCTGCTACAAGCAAACCAAGAGTTAGCTTTCCGCATTATGACTGTGCGGCAGCACCTGGCCGAAGAGATCGCAGATTTCCTCCCTGAAATGACTCGCAGTGGTATCCAGGAGTCGAATATGCGACTGAGGTGCCAGCATTTAGAGAGAATTGTCAATTTCTCAGCAACTACTCCAGATCCATCGGAATCTGCTAATCGAAGTATTGAACACAATATCGATCGCGCTACCGAGCCAGTCGATCCAGAAACTGTAGACACATCTATAGATTCCGACTCACAGGTTTCTGGTGGCGATCGCTAA
- a CDS encoding ribulose bisphosphate carboxylase small subunit: MQTLPKERRYETLSYLPPLSDTQIAKQIQYILDSGFFPCVEFNEDSDPTRYYWTMWKLPMFNATSAQEVLSEVQACRSAYGNCYIRVVGFDNIKQCQVAMFIVHKPNASRY, translated from the coding sequence ATGCAAACTTTACCTAAAGAAAGACGTTACGAAACCCTTTCCTACTTGCCCCCTCTGAGCGATACTCAAATTGCCAAGCAGATTCAGTACATTCTCGACAGTGGATTTTTCCCTTGCGTTGAGTTTAACGAAGATTCCGACCCAACCAGGTACTATTGGACGATGTGGAAGTTGCCAATGTTCAATGCCACCAGCGCCCAAGAAGTACTCAGCGAAGTTCAAGCTTGCCGTTCTGCCTATGGCAATTGCTACATTCGCGTAGTTGGCTTCGACAACATCAAGCAGTGCCAAGTGGCGATGTTTATCGTGCACAAGCCCAACGCGAGCCGCTACTAA
- the psbC gene encoding photosystem II reaction center protein CP43, translating into MTTTINFNSLGVGGRTQDTSGYAWWSGNSRLINLSGKLLGAHVAHAGLIVFWAGAMCLFEVAHFVPEKPMYEQGLILLPHLATQGWGVGPGGEVVDTFPYFVVGVVHLVSSAVLGLGGIYHAIRGPEILENYSSFFGYDWKDKNKMTNIIGFHLIVLGLGAFLLVLKAMAFGGLYDTWAPGGGDVRLVTNPTINPLVIFGYLLSSPFGGSGNMVGVNNLEDVVGGHIWIGIICISGGIWHILTKPFGWARRALVWSGEAYLSYSLGAVSLMAFIATCFVWFNNTVYPSEFFGPTGPEASQAQAFTFIVRDQKLGANIATSQGPTGLGKYLMRSPTGEIILGGETMRFWDFRGPWLEPLRGPNGIEIDKFKNDIQPWQVRRAAEYMTHAPLGSLNSVGGVITELNAVNFVSPRSWLATSHFVLFFMFLVGHLWHAGRARAAVAGFEKGINRSTEPVLSMPELDK; encoded by the coding sequence GTGACGACGACTATTAACTTCAATTCATTGGGGGTAGGCGGACGTACTCAAGACACATCTGGTTATGCCTGGTGGTCTGGCAATTCTCGCCTGATTAACCTATCTGGCAAGCTGCTGGGTGCTCACGTTGCCCACGCTGGCTTGATCGTATTCTGGGCAGGCGCTATGTGCCTATTTGAGGTCGCCCACTTCGTCCCCGAAAAACCAATGTACGAGCAAGGTTTAATCTTGCTCCCTCACCTTGCTACCCAAGGCTGGGGTGTTGGCCCTGGCGGTGAAGTAGTTGATACTTTTCCCTACTTTGTTGTGGGTGTTGTACACCTGGTTTCCTCTGCCGTACTCGGCCTTGGTGGGATTTACCATGCCATTCGCGGTCCCGAAATCTTAGAAAACTACTCATCTTTCTTTGGTTACGACTGGAAAGACAAAAACAAGATGACCAACATTATTGGGTTTCACCTAATCGTGTTGGGTCTAGGAGCTTTTCTGTTAGTGCTCAAGGCAATGGCTTTTGGCGGTCTTTACGATACCTGGGCACCAGGCGGTGGAGACGTTCGTTTAGTAACCAATCCCACAATTAACCCCCTGGTTATCTTTGGTTATCTTTTAAGCTCTCCCTTTGGTGGATCGGGCAACATGGTTGGGGTTAATAACCTCGAAGATGTTGTAGGCGGTCACATTTGGATCGGTATCATCTGTATTAGTGGTGGTATCTGGCACATTTTAACCAAGCCTTTTGGTTGGGCTCGTCGTGCTTTAGTGTGGTCGGGTGAAGCTTATCTTTCCTATAGCTTGGGTGCGGTATCCTTAATGGCATTCATTGCTACCTGCTTTGTCTGGTTTAATAACACTGTTTATCCAAGCGAGTTCTTCGGGCCTACTGGTCCTGAAGCTTCACAAGCACAAGCGTTTACTTTCATCGTCCGAGACCAGAAGCTAGGTGCTAACATTGCTACTTCTCAAGGGCCTACTGGCTTAGGTAAGTATTTGATGCGCTCTCCTACTGGTGAAATTATTCTTGGTGGTGAAACCATGCGCTTCTGGGACTTCCGTGGCCCCTGGTTGGAGCCTCTGCGCGGTCCAAATGGAATAGAGATTGACAAATTTAAGAATGATATTCAGCCTTGGCAAGTTCGCCGTGCTGCTGAATATATGACACACGCTCCTTTGGGTTCGCTGAACTCTGTTGGTGGCGTTATCACTGAACTCAACGCCGTTAACTTTGTTTCGCCTCGTTCCTGGTTGGCTACTTCTCATTTCGTGCTGTTCTTTATGTTCTTGGTGGGTCACCTCTGGCACGCAGGTCGCGCTCGCGCTGCTGTAGCTGGTTTTGAGAAAGGTATCAACCGCAGCACTGAGCCAGTTCTATCCATGCCCGAGTTAGACAAGTAA
- the mdh gene encoding malate dehydrogenase, whose amino-acid sequence MFKPTRLQKFSSTRVTVIGAGNVGGTLAQRLAEKNLADVVLLDIAPGKPQGMALDLMQARAIEHHDRMIIGTNDYSETANSDVIVITAGVPRKPGMSRDDLLRVNAEIVAEVTPKALTFSPKAIVVVVTNPLDVMTYLAWKVSGLPGHQVVGMAGALDASRFQAFIAMELGISIEDVTAMVMGGHGDLMVPLPRYSTVSGVPLTELMTEEAIARLVERTRNGGAEIVQLMQTGSAYFAPASAAYEMVDAILLNRRRIIPVAAYLNGEYGLYDIFMGVPVQLGRRGVDTVVELNLAENELAALHNSAKSVRQNIDSLIPMGLLLP is encoded by the coding sequence ATGTTCAAGCCAACTCGCTTACAAAAATTTTCATCCACCCGCGTTACGGTAATTGGAGCAGGTAATGTAGGTGGTACTTTAGCCCAACGCTTAGCCGAAAAGAACTTAGCGGATGTGGTGCTGCTAGATATTGCGCCTGGGAAACCACAGGGGATGGCGTTAGATCTGATGCAAGCTCGAGCGATCGAGCATCACGATCGCATGATTATTGGCACTAATGATTACAGCGAAACGGCTAATTCCGATGTAATTGTAATTACTGCCGGGGTACCGCGCAAACCTGGCATGAGTCGCGACGATCTGCTGCGAGTTAATGCTGAAATTGTGGCGGAGGTAACGCCCAAAGCCTTAACCTTCTCTCCTAAAGCCATTGTGGTGGTAGTGACCAACCCACTAGACGTGATGACATATCTGGCGTGGAAGGTAAGTGGTTTGCCCGGCCATCAAGTAGTGGGAATGGCAGGCGCGCTGGACGCATCTCGTTTCCAAGCTTTTATTGCTATGGAACTGGGCATCTCGATCGAAGATGTCACCGCTATGGTCATGGGCGGACATGGCGATTTGATGGTGCCGCTGCCGCGCTACTCTACGGTCAGTGGCGTACCTTTGACCGAGCTAATGACTGAAGAGGCGATCGCCCGTCTGGTCGAACGTACCCGTAATGGCGGCGCTGAAATTGTGCAACTCATGCAAACTGGCAGTGCTTACTTTGCGCCCGCATCTGCTGCTTATGAAATGGTGGATGCCATCCTGCTCAACCGCCGTCGCATTATTCCTGTAGCTGCTTACCTCAATGGTGAGTATGGCCTGTACGATATCTTTATGGGCGTACCAGTGCAATTAGGTCGCCGTGGTGTTGACACGGTAGTCGAACTTAACCTGGCTGAGAACGAACTAGCTGCTTTGCATAATTCTGCCAAGTCGGTACGACAAAACATTGACAGCCTAATTCCCATGGGGCTACTTCTTCCTTAG
- a CDS encoding alanine--glyoxylate aminotransferase family protein, translating into MTQVIAIDDSQKPALAPLIMPNRLLLGPGPSNAHPDVLQAMSKPPVGHLDPAFLTLMDEIQALLRYTWQTENQLTIAVSGTGTAAMEATIANAVEPGDVVLVGVAGYFGNRLVDMAGRYGGDVRVITKPWGQVFRLEELREAMETHRPAILALVHAETSTGARQPLEGVGDLCREFDCLLLVDTVTSLGGVPIFLDRWGIDLAYSCSQKGLGCSPGASPFTMSDRAMKKLQQRSAKVANWYLDMLLLGKYWGSDRVYHHTAPIELYYGLREALRLIAAEGLDNCWQRHQQNVEYLWDRLEEIGLKLHVDREFRLPTLTTVCIPDGADGKAIARQLLLEHNIEVGGGLGELAGKVWRVGLMGFNSRPESVDRLIAALQKVLP; encoded by the coding sequence ATGACTCAAGTAATAGCGATCGACGACAGTCAGAAACCAGCACTCGCACCATTAATAATGCCCAACCGCCTGCTTCTAGGCCCTGGCCCTTCAAACGCACACCCAGATGTGCTTCAGGCCATGAGCAAACCACCAGTAGGGCATCTCGATCCAGCCTTCTTAACGCTGATGGATGAAATTCAGGCTTTGCTACGCTATACGTGGCAGACGGAAAATCAGCTAACTATTGCTGTAAGCGGTACGGGTACGGCAGCCATGGAAGCAACGATTGCTAATGCCGTGGAACCAGGTGATGTAGTTTTAGTTGGTGTTGCTGGTTACTTTGGTAACCGCCTGGTTGACATGGCCGGTCGGTATGGTGGTGACGTGCGAGTTATAACTAAACCTTGGGGGCAGGTGTTTAGACTGGAGGAGTTACGCGAGGCGATGGAAACTCACCGTCCAGCAATCCTGGCTTTGGTACATGCCGAAACATCGACTGGAGCAAGGCAACCGCTAGAAGGGGTTGGCGATCTGTGTCGCGAATTCGACTGCTTGTTGCTAGTCGATACGGTCACGAGTTTGGGCGGCGTACCGATCTTTCTAGATCGATGGGGGATCGATCTGGCTTACAGTTGCAGCCAAAAGGGTCTGGGCTGCTCGCCCGGGGCATCGCCTTTTACGATGAGCGATCGCGCCATGAAAAAATTACAGCAACGTTCAGCTAAGGTGGCAAACTGGTATCTTGACATGTTGCTGCTTGGTAAATATTGGGGCAGCGATCGCGTCTACCACCACACCGCTCCGATCGAGCTTTACTATGGACTGCGCGAAGCCCTGCGCCTAATTGCCGCCGAGGGCCTGGACAACTGCTGGCAGCGACACCAGCAAAATGTCGAATATCTCTGGGACAGGTTAGAAGAGATTGGGCTGAAACTTCATGTCGATCGCGAGTTCCGCTTACCGACGTTAACAACTGTTTGCATCCCTGATGGTGCTGATGGCAAAGCGATCGCGCGGCAGCTACTACTCGAACATAACATTGAAGTGGGTGGCGGCTTAGGCGAACTAGCAGGAAAAGTTTGGCGGGTTGGGCTGATGGGCTTTAATAGCCGCCCAGAGAGCGTAGATCGCCTGATTGCAGCCCTGCAGAAGGTTTTACCCTAA
- a CDS encoding thermonuclease family protein, with the protein MFSVQIGIIVKIADRGIEVKFLILSLILSSFGFTAFSSPAVAQVTEPAQAIGVGDGDTIRISDRNRVLTVRLACIDAPESSQPWGKIATERLRQLLPQGQPVQIRPIERDRYGRTVAEVFIGNSNSVNLQMVAEGTAVVYRKYLNNCAASKDRYLHAEAIARQNHLGLWSQADPQMPWDFRQAQQPRNLSHKPAQTIPPIAPDRQPRDRGGIAKDLDCKDFKTQREAQAVLNADRTDPHRLDRDRDGIACESLPR; encoded by the coding sequence GTGTTTTCTGTTCAAATTGGTATTATTGTAAAGATTGCGGATCGGGGAATAGAAGTGAAATTTCTGATTTTAAGTCTTATCTTGTCTAGCTTTGGCTTTACTGCCTTTTCTTCTCCTGCCGTGGCTCAGGTCACAGAGCCAGCCCAGGCGATCGGCGTAGGAGATGGGGATACGATTAGGATCTCAGATCGAAATCGCGTTCTGACTGTTCGACTAGCTTGCATCGACGCACCAGAAAGTTCTCAACCTTGGGGAAAAATTGCGACTGAAAGACTGCGGCAGCTTTTGCCACAAGGTCAACCAGTTCAAATTAGACCGATAGAGCGCGATCGCTATGGCAGAACCGTTGCAGAGGTGTTTATTGGCAATTCTAACTCTGTTAATCTCCAAATGGTGGCAGAGGGAACGGCTGTTGTCTACAGAAAATACCTCAACAATTGTGCTGCTAGCAAGGATCGATATTTGCACGCAGAGGCGATCGCCAGACAAAATCACTTGGGTTTGTGGAGCCAGGCCGATCCGCAAATGCCTTGGGATTTCAGACAAGCGCAGCAACCGCGCAACCTATCGCATAAACCAGCGCAAACTATACCTCCGATCGCGCCTGACCGGCAACCGAGAGATCGTGGTGGTATTGCTAAAGACCTTGACTGTAAAGATTTTAAAACCCAAAGGGAAGCCCAGGCAGTTTTAAATGCCGATCGTACCGATCCGCATCGCCTCGATCGCGATCGTGATGGCATAGCATGCGAATCTCTGCCCAGATAA
- a CDS encoding form I ribulose bisphosphate carboxylase large subunit translates to MSYSQTQTKSTAGFKAGVKDYKLTYYTPDYTPKDTDILAAFRMTPQPGVPPEECGAAVAAESSTGTWTTVWTDLLTDLDRYKGRCYDIEPVPGEDNQYIAYVAYPLDLFEEGSVTNMLTSIVGNVFGFKALRALRLEDLRIPVAYLKTFQGPPHGITVERDKLNKYGRPLLGCTIKPKLGLSAKNYGRACYEILRGGLDLTKDDENINSQPFQRWRDRFLFVADAIHKAQAETGEIKGHYLNCTAATCEEMMKRAEFAKELEMPIIMHDFLTAGFTANTSLARWCRDNGMLLHIHRAMHAVIDRQKNHGMHFRVLAKCLRMSGGDHIHTGTVVGKLEGDRASTLGFVDLLRENYIEQDKSRGIYFTQDWASMPGVMAVASGGIHVWHMPALVEIFGDDSVLQFGGGTLGHPWGNAPGATANRVALEACVQARNEGRNLAREGADVLRDAARWSPELAIALETWKEIKFEFDTVDTL, encoded by the coding sequence ATGTCTTATTCGCAAACCCAAACCAAGTCAACGGCAGGCTTTAAAGCTGGCGTTAAGGATTACAAACTCACCTACTACACACCGGACTACACGCCAAAAGATACAGATATTCTGGCTGCTTTTCGCATGACTCCACAACCTGGCGTACCACCCGAAGAATGCGGTGCTGCTGTTGCGGCTGAGTCTTCTACTGGTACGTGGACGACTGTGTGGACAGATTTGCTCACCGACCTCGATCGCTACAAAGGTCGCTGCTATGACATCGAGCCAGTACCCGGTGAAGATAATCAGTACATTGCCTACGTAGCTTATCCTCTCGACCTATTTGAAGAGGGTTCGGTCACCAACATGCTTACCTCTATCGTCGGTAACGTGTTCGGTTTCAAAGCTCTGCGCGCGCTGCGTTTGGAAGATTTGCGCATTCCCGTCGCCTACCTCAAGACTTTCCAAGGGCCTCCCCACGGTATTACCGTTGAGCGCGACAAGCTGAACAAGTACGGTCGTCCTTTGTTGGGTTGCACGATTAAGCCCAAACTCGGTCTTTCTGCTAAGAACTACGGTCGTGCTTGCTACGAAATTCTGCGCGGCGGTCTCGACCTCACCAAAGATGATGAAAACATCAACTCTCAGCCTTTCCAGCGCTGGCGCGATCGCTTCTTGTTCGTAGCCGATGCGATCCACAAGGCTCAAGCCGAAACTGGCGAAATCAAGGGGCACTACCTCAACTGTACTGCCGCTACCTGCGAAGAGATGATGAAGCGGGCGGAATTCGCCAAAGAGCTAGAAATGCCCATCATCATGCATGACTTCCTCACGGCTGGTTTCACCGCTAACACCTCTTTAGCAAGATGGTGCCGCGATAACGGTATGCTGCTGCACATCCACCGCGCTATGCACGCCGTGATCGACCGTCAAAAGAATCACGGCATGCACTTCCGCGTTCTGGCGAAGTGCTTGCGCATGTCCGGTGGCGACCACATCCACACCGGTACTGTAGTAGGTAAGTTAGAAGGCGATCGCGCTTCTACCCTCGGTTTCGTAGACCTGCTCCGCGAAAACTACATCGAACAAGACAAGTCTCGCGGTATTTACTTCACCCAGGACTGGGCATCTATGCCTGGAGTAATGGCAGTTGCTTCCGGTGGTATCCACGTATGGCACATGCCTGCTCTGGTGGAAATCTTTGGCGACGACTCCGTACTGCAATTTGGTGGCGGTACGCTGGGTCACCCCTGGGGTAATGCGCCTGGGGCAACCGCTAACCGCGTTGCACTTGAAGCTTGCGTTCAAGCTCGTAACGAAGGTCGCAACCTGGCTCGTGAAGGTGCAGACGTGCTCCGTGACGCCGCCAGATGGTCTCCTGAATTGGCGATCGCCCTCGAAACCTGGAAGGAAATCAAGTTTGAATTTGACACCGTAGATACTCTCTAG
- a CDS encoding MFS transporter, translating into MSQGRAALLASGVEWRLLSGLVAIQAAISLAWVVYNIYMPDLLKQFGFDPAFGLTLLTIENFIAAFMEPIMGGLSDRQKQNLGSSVPLIVAGIIFASAFFMAIPAVTIFGNPQSMVRWLLPAFALVWATAMAIFRSPAIALLGQCARGSNLAQAFSVLTLTGGAIGALKPLADRFIFSFGAATAFTVSSLAFLAAATLLRFVKSSIPTSDAATRNRTESCPSLQTIVPQLLLLGLLGISIAWSMRLAIGETLPRLIQLEIAGANLQLWMGAIAIGLAVFAIPAGWLAAKLGNELVTASGCLGAALLLGLMSIVHGAIATIVSIALLLACLSAVINGTIPLALTATPKSWNGLGVGIYYGGTAAVASIFSLIFPLPERTIAFSSSITMAAIALMGSAIVIAIVNRLKSLLQEQLVL; encoded by the coding sequence ATGAGTCAAGGTAGGGCTGCTCTCTTAGCATCAGGAGTAGAATGGCGGCTGCTTTCAGGATTAGTGGCGATTCAAGCCGCCATTTCGCTTGCCTGGGTTGTTTACAACATTTACATGCCAGATTTACTCAAACAATTCGGTTTTGACCCAGCATTTGGGCTGACATTACTAACTATCGAAAATTTTATTGCTGCCTTTATGGAACCTATTATGGGCGGGCTTAGCGATCGCCAGAAGCAAAATTTGGGTTCTAGCGTGCCCTTGATTGTGGCAGGCATAATTTTCGCCTCGGCCTTTTTTATGGCGATTCCCGCAGTTACCATCTTTGGCAATCCTCAGAGTATGGTGCGGTGGTTGTTGCCCGCATTCGCGCTCGTTTGGGCAACGGCGATGGCTATTTTTCGTAGCCCCGCGATCGCCTTGCTCGGTCAGTGTGCGAGAGGCTCGAACTTAGCCCAAGCATTTAGCGTGCTTACCTTAACGGGTGGTGCGATCGGAGCGCTTAAACCTTTAGCAGATCGGTTTATTTTTAGCTTTGGCGCTGCTACTGCTTTCACTGTTAGTTCGCTTGCATTTCTAGCAGCCGCAACCCTATTGCGTTTCGTCAAATCCAGTATCCCAACTTCTGACGCAGCAACTAGAAATAGGACTGAGAGTTGTCCTTCGCTTCAAACAATCGTGCCTCAATTACTACTGCTTGGTTTATTAGGCATTTCGATCGCCTGGAGTATGCGTCTAGCAATTGGCGAGACTTTACCCCGACTAATACAGCTAGAGATCGCAGGCGCAAATCTGCAATTGTGGATGGGAGCGATCGCAATCGGCTTAGCCGTTTTTGCCATCCCGGCTGGGTGGCTTGCCGCCAAACTAGGTAACGAGTTGGTTACGGCGAGCGGCTGCCTTGGTGCGGCATTACTGTTGGGATTAATGTCGATCGTGCATGGAGCGATCGCAACGATCGTCTCAATCGCTCTGTTATTAGCATGTTTGAGCGCTGTCATTAACGGCACGATCCCTCTGGCCTTGACTGCGACGCCCAAAAGTTGGAATGGGTTGGGTGTAGGGATTTACTATGGCGGAACTGCTGCGGTTGCCAGCATATTTAGTTTGATATTCCCACTTCCCGAAAGAACGATCGCTTTCTCATCTAGCATTACGATGGCAGCAATCGCTTTGATGGGAAGTGCGATCGTAATTGCAATTGTCAATAGGCTTAAATCCCTACTACAAGAGCAATTGGTGCTGTAA
- the psbD gene encoding photosystem II D2 protein (photosystem q(a) protein), whose protein sequence is MTIAMGRSQQAERGWFDVLDDWLKRDRFVFVGWSGLLLFPTAFLAVGGWMTGTTFVSSWYTHGLASSYLEGCNFLTAAVSTPSLSMGHSILFLWGPEAQGDFTRWCQIGGLWTFVALHGAFGLIGFMLRQFEIARLVGIRPYNAIAFSAPIAVFVSVFLMYPLGQSGWFFAPSFGVAGIFRFILFVQGFHNFTLNPFHMMGVAGVLGAALLCAIHGATVENTLYQDGEGSTTFTAFSPTQAEETYSMVTANRFWSQVFGIAFSNKRWLHFFMLFVPVMGLWMASIGIVGIALNLRAYDFVSQEIRAAEDPEFETFYTKNLILNEGIRAWMATQDQPAEKFVFPEEVLPRGNAL, encoded by the coding sequence ATGACCATAGCAATGGGACGGTCGCAGCAAGCCGAACGAGGATGGTTTGATGTCCTCGATGACTGGCTAAAGCGCGATCGCTTTGTATTCGTTGGCTGGAGTGGTCTGCTACTCTTCCCAACCGCATTTCTAGCAGTTGGTGGCTGGATGACGGGCACCACATTCGTTTCTTCCTGGTATACCCACGGATTAGCTTCTAGCTATCTTGAAGGTTGTAACTTCCTGACCGCAGCGGTATCGACACCATCGCTGAGCATGGGTCACTCCATTCTGTTTCTCTGGGGACCAGAAGCCCAAGGCGACTTTACTCGTTGGTGCCAAATTGGCGGTCTGTGGACGTTTGTTGCCCTGCACGGTGCATTTGGTTTGATCGGCTTTATGCTGCGTCAGTTTGAAATTGCCCGCCTGGTTGGGATTCGTCCTTATAACGCGATCGCCTTTTCCGCTCCGATCGCAGTATTTGTCTCAGTTTTCTTGATGTATCCTCTGGGACAGTCTGGCTGGTTTTTTGCTCCTAGCTTTGGCGTAGCTGGCATTTTCCGCTTCATCCTATTCGTGCAAGGCTTTCACAACTTTACGCTTAACCCCTTCCACATGATGGGGGTAGCAGGCGTTCTTGGCGCTGCTCTACTTTGTGCTATTCACGGTGCAACCGTAGAAAATACTCTGTATCAAGATGGTGAAGGTTCAACTACTTTTACGGCATTCAGTCCTACACAAGCTGAAGAAACCTACTCCATGGTTACCGCTAACCGCTTCTGGAGCCAGGTTTTTGGTATTGCTTTCTCTAACAAGCGCTGGCTGCACTTCTTCATGTTGTTTGTACCTGTGATGGGCTTGTGGATGGCCAGTATTGGGATTGTTGGCATCGCGCTCAACCTGCGAGCTTATGACTTTGTATCTCAGGAAATTAGAGCTGCAGAAGATCCAGAGTTTGAGACTTTCTATACCAAGAACTTGATCTTAAACGAAGGTATTCGTGCCTGGATGGCTACTCAAGACCAACCTGCTGAGAAGTTCGTCTTCCCCGAAGAAGTTCTACCTCGCGGTAACGCTCTGTAA